A window of Azospirillum lipoferum 4B contains these coding sequences:
- a CDS encoding DmpA family aminopeptidase: MPSTRNSVEHGQRARAFGLACGRLTPGPRNAITDVPGVRVGHVTLDEGAIQTGVTAILPHAGNLYRDKPVAAAEVLNGFGKSVGLMQVEELGALETPILLTNTLSVGTASTALVRHAIAGNPDIGRTTATVNPVVMECNDGPLNDIQALAVTEAHAAAALAAALSDADGAEVAVGSVGAGRGMSCFGFKGGIGTSSRRLKLDGKRHHLGVLVLANFGRPGELRLPDGRRIAPPAKDDAPEKGSVIVIAATDVPLDHRQLRRVIRRAGVGLARVGSFWGHGSGDIALGFTTANRIDHDERADIVSLRMLNERRIDALFEAMADATQEAVLDALAAATPVVGRNGASRPCLSDLLNSGSTP; encoded by the coding sequence ATGCCCTCGACCCGAAACTCCGTTGAGCACGGCCAGCGTGCGCGGGCCTTCGGGCTCGCCTGCGGCCGGCTGACGCCGGGGCCGCGCAACGCCATCACGGACGTTCCGGGCGTGCGCGTCGGCCATGTCACGCTGGATGAGGGCGCCATCCAGACTGGAGTCACCGCCATCCTGCCCCATGCCGGCAACCTCTACCGCGACAAGCCGGTCGCCGCGGCAGAGGTGCTGAACGGTTTCGGCAAGAGCGTCGGCCTGATGCAGGTGGAGGAACTGGGGGCGCTGGAAACACCGATCCTGCTGACCAACACCCTGTCGGTCGGCACCGCGTCCACCGCCCTGGTCCGCCACGCCATCGCCGGCAATCCCGACATCGGCCGCACCACCGCCACCGTCAATCCGGTGGTGATGGAGTGCAACGACGGCCCGCTGAACGACATCCAGGCGCTGGCTGTGACCGAGGCCCATGCCGCCGCTGCGCTCGCCGCCGCGCTGTCCGACGCGGATGGGGCGGAGGTCGCGGTCGGATCGGTCGGGGCCGGGCGCGGCATGTCCTGCTTCGGCTTCAAGGGCGGCATCGGCACCTCCTCGCGCCGGCTGAAGCTCGACGGCAAACGCCATCATCTGGGCGTGCTGGTGTTGGCGAATTTCGGCCGGCCGGGGGAGCTGCGTCTGCCCGATGGCCGCCGCATCGCCCCGCCGGCCAAGGACGACGCGCCGGAAAAGGGCTCCGTCATCGTCATCGCCGCCACCGACGTTCCGCTCGACCATCGCCAGCTGCGCCGGGTGATCCGCCGCGCCGGGGTCGGGCTGGCACGGGTGGGATCCTTCTGGGGCCATGGCAGCGGCGACATCGCGCTGGGCTTCACCACCGCCAACCGCATCGACCATGACGAGCGGGCAGACATCGTTTCCCTGCGCATGCTGAACGAGCGCCGCATCGACGCCTTGTTCGAGGCGATGGCCGACGCGACACAGGAAGCCGTTCTCGACGCGCTGGCCGCTGCCACACCGGTGGTCGGCCGCAACGGCGCCAGCCGGCCATGCCTGTCAGACTTGCTGAATTCCGGGAGCACTCCGTGA
- a CDS encoding ABC transporter permease subunit: MTTTDATGVAAATHEAVRSPLREFWRKFRRNRTAMAAGICLLALALAAAAAPWIAPFDPAAFDYDRILEGPSADHWAGTDAYGRDIFSRILWGARISLSVGLLSVMLGGVAGVALGLIAGFRGGWIDSLIMRICDVLLAFPGILLAIGIVAILGPGIENVIYAVAIFSIPVFARLVRGSTLSLKRAVYVDAARAIGVRDRLLMVRHILPGTLPSVIVYVSMRIGTSILTAASLSFIGLGAQPPSPEWGAMLADGRSYIGVASHVTFYPGLAIFLTVLAFNLLGDGLRDALDPKLR; this comes from the coding sequence ATGACCACGACAGACGCAACCGGCGTGGCCGCCGCAACCCACGAAGCCGTCCGTTCGCCGCTGCGCGAGTTCTGGCGCAAGTTCCGGCGCAACCGCACCGCCATGGCCGCCGGCATCTGTCTGCTGGCGCTGGCTTTGGCGGCGGCGGCCGCTCCCTGGATCGCGCCCTTCGATCCGGCGGCCTTCGATTACGACCGCATCCTGGAAGGCCCGTCGGCCGACCATTGGGCCGGCACCGACGCCTATGGCCGCGACATCTTCAGCCGCATCCTGTGGGGTGCGCGCATCTCGCTGTCGGTCGGGCTGCTGTCGGTCATGCTCGGCGGGGTGGCCGGCGTGGCGCTGGGGCTGATCGCCGGCTTCCGCGGCGGCTGGATCGACAGCCTGATCATGCGCATCTGCGACGTGCTGCTGGCCTTCCCCGGCATCCTGCTGGCCATCGGCATCGTCGCCATCCTGGGGCCGGGCATCGAGAACGTCATCTATGCGGTGGCGATCTTCAGCATACCGGTCTTCGCCCGTCTGGTGCGCGGCAGCACGCTGTCGCTGAAGCGCGCGGTCTATGTCGACGCCGCCCGCGCCATCGGCGTGCGCGACCGGTTGCTGATGGTCCGCCACATCCTGCCGGGCACGCTGCCCAGCGTGATCGTCTATGTCTCCATGCGCATCGGCACCTCGATCCTGACGGCGGCGAGCCTCAGCTTCATCGGTCTCGGCGCCCAGCCGCCCAGCCCGGAATGGGGCGCCATGCTGGCCGACGGCCGCAGCTATATCGGCGTCGCCAGCCACGTCACCTTCTATCCCGGCCTCGCCATCTTCCTGACGGTGCTGGCCTTCAACCTGCTCGGCGACGGACTGCGCGATGCCCTCGACCCGAAACTCCGTTGA
- a CDS encoding M55 family metallopeptidase has protein sequence MKIYISADIEGVAGVVSQQQVTPGNAEYERARRLMTAEVNAAIEGALEAGATEILVNDSHGPMVNLLPDELHPAAELILGRPKPIGMFAGLEPDAAGVMCVGFHTSARQYGILAHTTNSFAFGRVRVNGLELGEAGNYGAYAGEIGVPVILLSGDDRFAAEMAPLFPDAEQVVVKQALGQRAARSVAPSVARGRIREAATRAVRRAGTIPPFRVPPQADGAPYRLEIEMNSPALADLASLIPVAERSDPVTISLPADSMAAVLGWINTLSAMSATLR, from the coding sequence GTGAAGATCTACATCTCCGCCGATATCGAAGGGGTGGCCGGCGTCGTCTCCCAGCAGCAGGTGACGCCGGGCAACGCTGAATACGAGCGCGCCCGCCGCCTGATGACCGCCGAGGTCAATGCCGCCATCGAAGGCGCGCTGGAAGCCGGTGCGACCGAAATCCTGGTCAACGACAGCCATGGCCCGATGGTCAACCTGCTGCCGGATGAGCTTCACCCGGCCGCCGAACTGATCCTCGGCCGCCCCAAGCCCATCGGCATGTTCGCCGGGCTGGAGCCGGACGCCGCCGGGGTGATGTGCGTCGGCTTCCACACCTCGGCGCGCCAGTACGGCATCCTCGCCCACACCACCAACAGCTTCGCCTTCGGCCGGGTGCGGGTGAACGGGCTGGAACTGGGCGAGGCCGGCAATTACGGTGCCTATGCCGGCGAGATCGGCGTGCCGGTGATCCTGCTGAGCGGCGACGACCGCTTCGCCGCCGAGATGGCCCCGCTGTTCCCGGACGCCGAGCAGGTGGTTGTCAAGCAGGCGCTGGGCCAGCGCGCCGCCCGCTCCGTCGCCCCGTCGGTCGCCCGTGGCCGCATCCGCGAGGCCGCGACCCGCGCCGTCCGCCGCGCCGGAACCATTCCGCCTTTCCGCGTTCCGCCCCAAGCCGACGGTGCGCCCTACCGGCTGGAGATCGAGATGAACAGCCCGGCGCTGGCCGATCTGGCGTCACTGATTCCGGTTGCCGAACGATCCGATCCCGTGACAATCAGCCTCCCCGCCGACAGCATGGCCGCAGTGCTCGGCTGGATCAACACCCTGTCCGCCATGTCGGCCACCCTGCGTTGA